The sequence ATAGTTCCCTCGAACCCTGCTTTGCTAACGGGTCTGATCTGCTGGCAAGATCGCCTCCCGGGATTTTTTTACCAGCAGGCCCCCCGGTCGATAACGTCGATTCCGCAGGGCAATCGCTCAATCATCGACGTCTGCCCTGCTCTCCCGGCAAATGTTTAATGTCGACATTATCGCAAACAGAGAAAATCTCAATAAAAAAACGGGACTTCCTGCAAGAGAAAGCCCCGCCTATTCCGTCAACATCGATCCCGTTAATCTTCGTCGTCCGGTTCGAGGAATTTTTCGATCAGAGCACGTGAGCTGTCATCGATTTCCATGAAACGGACACCAAAACCGTTTGGATAGTCGGGCTTGATCGGATCCGGGCGCTGATTATACCAGGTTACCGCACCGCGACAGCGGACCGGCTCCTCGGTATCCTCATAGAGCCTGAACTCAAGCTCGATAACCTTTCCGACATCGAAATATTCCTTGCTGTCGACAAACAGGCCACCGGTACTGATATCGAGACCGATGCCGGTAAAAGAGACGCCATCGGTGCTGCTGCACTTGACTTCGAACAGACAGATCTTGCGCGGCTGACGCTCCTCACCATGAACTGACTCGGCTGAACCGGCTTCATTGTCGTCACCGATTTCTTCTGTTGCGAGACCGGCTCCGATCCGCTTTTCTTTGCCACTCAGCGGTTTAGGCGTATGTTTTTCAACTGCCGGTTCAGCATCTTCCGGGTCAGCCGTCTCTTCGGCCGGCCCTTCATCGCCAACGTGGTCGAGTTGGTCAAATATCTCTTCTTCATACTGTTTGTCGACCTCGAGATCGTCATCGATATCGAGCGGTTCCGGCTTTTCCTCGAGATCCTCGGGATCGACATGTTTTTCAGCTTTTTCAGCCTTGGCCGCTGCTGACCGGGTCAGATAGAAACAACCGAGGATGACTAGAGCAACGATAAATAACAGAGCGCCGGCATGCAGAGCACTGAATTCGATCTCGGGCCCGGAAACCGGCGCAGCCGTTTTCTTCACCGGCCCGTTCTCTGGTGGCGAAGGCTCTTTCGGCACAACCGGCTCTGTTAATTCAACCTCTTTTTTGGGCGGCGCCGTCTCTGCGGAGTTGCTGGCCGCTGCCTTCGGTTCTGCCGCGACCGGTTTTACTTCCGGCTTCTTTGCCGCCGGTTTTTCCACGGCAGCCGGTTTCTTTTCGACCGGTTTCTCTAGCGGCACCGGGACTTTTTCTACAGAAGCAGCCGACTCCTCAACGCTCGCACGGTCGCCACTGTACGGCTTGAGCGGCGGCCGTTCCGGTGCGGTCGGTTGCGGAGCCGGTTTGGCAGCTTCGACCGGTTCAGGCTTGACCTGCGGTTCCGGCTCGACACTGGCAACCTGTACCGGCTTTTTCGCCTGAGCAGTGCGCGTAAAGGTTCCATAGTCGGTCGGAGCCGCAGGGGGGACCCCTTCGTGCAGCTGGATAAACCCCGACGACTGGTTGCGCTCCTTGCTCTTCTCGTACTGTTTGGCGACTTCTGCCGAATTTTCAAATTCATTGATAAAAACGTAGCGGGTAACGCCATCGTCTTTGAGCTGCTCCTCCGGGACACTGTCGCCGGCGCTCATGTAGACGCCGACATTACCGGCAATTTTCAGATATGGCGCAACATGCTTGTAATAGAAAATCCGGGTGTAGAGATCAATCTTGCCATCGAGATTGACCTGTTTGAGGTCGGCGGCCTCGACGATATAGCGCAGCGCTTCATACCAGGGCGCTTTCTCGAGATTGATCGAAACATATTCCTCGTTCTGCAGGTAGACACTGACCGGTGCCGGCGAAACCGCGTCGATCGCCCTGACGGCCCGGGTCAGCGACAGCGCCCGCGACTTCAGGGTCACCGTCCGTTCAACCCGATCGTATTTGACCACGGCCGGTGCCGTCTGAACAGGCTGGGAGAGTTGCGGTGCCGCCGCCTTTTCTTGCGGCTTCGGTTCGGCCTTTTGAACCGTCTCGGTAAAAGCGATCCTGGAAGAGGTCGACCAGATTCCCTTCTTCGCCGTTTTCGCAGCTGCTTCAGCTTCGGCGAATTCACCGCGGCAGGAATCATTACGGGCCATACCTGCTTCGATCATCCGGGTATTGATATAGGAAATCGTTTCGACTTCCGGAACCGGTATATACAGCAGGGCAACAATACATTTTTCCGTGCCGCAATAGGACATTACCTTGTAACTGAAGGACTTGCCGGGAGGCAGGAAATTTTCGAGCGTCTGTTTCGCTTCGCTGCCGAAGGGGGAACTCAGCAACGGCGCATCGGAGCACTTCAGATTGATTTCAATCGTCTCGCGACCGCTTTTACCATCAATCTCGGCAAAAACCGTATCGCCATCGACAACCTTGACCACCTGCCCTTCGTCGGCAAAAACCGGAACCGCAGCAAGCAGCAAAAGGACCAGGCAAATAAAGGTTTTTTTCATGTCTGTCTTCATTGGTTGTCAGAATGTTCGATGATCCGGTGAGATCACGGGCAGCTGAGTCGCATCGCCCGATCGGTCGTGCTATTCACTTCCGAATCCGAACTCCCCTCTCTAAATCCAATTTCTTCTTTGTTTTCATCAACATAACTGATTGATTTGATCTTCTCCAATACCACAGTCCGGGTTTTAAATCAATCAACTCTGTCAACAAAAGAAACAGGAGAGAACTGATAGAAAGGATATGAATTGAAAAACCGGCAAAGCAGCCGGACGGTTTAGCTGCCGGCGAGAAAGAATTCAATCTGTTCGCGAAACGAATCCTGGCCGCCGCCGTGAACGCGCTTCACCAGAATCTCGCCGAGGGTGTCCTCACCCTTTTCCCGGTCGGGAATCAGGTTGAGCCGGTTCAGTCCCCTGCGGCTCAACCGGACCTGGGAAAACTGCCCCGGCGGCTTGAACTCGGCGTAACGGAGATACCCCTCATCCTCGAGAAAGAGGATGGTGAAGCGCATCGTCCGTTCAGCCAGGCCGGGATTCGGTGAGGATTTCAGGTCGCCATGATGCAGGGAGGTCGGGACCGGGAATTTTTCGTAAAGCCAGGATAGTACCAGGGCCGACCATTCATAAAAAGCATCGAGATTATTCATGTTATCCCCTCTTCTTAATAGGCGAATCGAGTATACACTATTTTTCCGGTTTTCCGAAACCGCCGCCGCCCGGTGTTTCGATCCGCACCCGGCTGCCAGCTGCGAGCTTGACCGTAAACTTCCCCGGCTTGGTGATGTCCCGGCCATCGACCACTACCGTGTTGCGACCGGGCGCGCCAGCAGCGCCGCCGCACAAACCGTAGGGGGCCCTGGTGCGCCGCTCCGAGAGCACCGTGACTTCGGCATCGGCGAGCAGTTCAAGTTCGCGGACCATGCCGTCGCCGCCACTGTGCTCGCCGGCACCGCCGGAATCGGCACGCACCGCGTACGCAGTAACCAGAAACGGGTAACTGTACTCAAGCGCCTCGACCGGCGTATTCAGGGTGTTGGTCATATGCGAATGAACCGCCGAAGCTCCGGCATGATGCCGGCTGGCGCCGCTGCCGCCTGCCAGGGTCTCGTAATAAGCGAACGGCCGGCCGGATACCGGATCGGTTCCGCCGATCGTAATATTATTCATCGTCCCCTGGCTGGCTGCCGGGATCTTCCCGGGGACCGCCCGCGCCAGCGCCCCGAGGATAACATCGACGACCCTTTGCGAGGTTTCGACATTGCCGGCCGCGACCGACGCCGGGTATGCGGCGTCGACAACGCTCCCCTGGCGGGTAAGCACCTGAATCGGCCGTTGGCAGCCGGCATTCGTCGGGATATCCTCTTCGACCAGGCAACGAAAGACGTAGAGAGCGGCTGACAGGGTGATGGCATAGACAGCGTTGACGCCGCCTTCAACCTGGGCACTGCTGCCGCTGAAATCAAGAATGGCCCGGTCACCGCGGATCTCCAACTTGAGGTCGATGACGATCCCTTCGGTTCCGAAACCGTCATCATCGAGGTGATCGGCATAATGGTATGTGCCGTCAGGAATCGCCCTGATCGTCGAGCGCATCATCCGTTCGGCGTAGTCGACGAGGGCTGATGAGTATCGATCAACCTGCACATCTCCATATTTTTCAAGCAGCTCCCGGCAGCGCCTGATTCCGGTCAGATTGGCCATGATCTGGGCGTTGAAATCGCCCTCGCGTTCGTGCGGCGTCCGGACTTTCAGGAGAAGTTCATCGAGAAAAGACCGGTCGACTTCGCCGGCGTGAACGAACTTGACCGGCGGGATGACCACCCCTTCATCGTGAATCGTCTTCGCCAGCGGCATTGAGCCGGGAGTCAGACCGCCGACATCGGCATGATGAGCCCGGTTGGCAACATAATAGGCGGGCGCCGCCGAATCGATAAAGACCGGTGCCACCACCGTAATATCGGGCAGGTGGGTGCCGCCGCAAAACGGATCGTTGAGCATCACCATATCACCTTTGACAAAGGGCACGGCGGTAATCGCCGCCTTGACCGATAGCGGCATCGAACCGAGGTGGACCGGGATATGGGCGGCCTGGGCTATCATGTCGCCGGACCGGTCAAAAATGGCGCAGGAGAAATCGCGGCGCTCCTTGATATTGGGAGAAAACGCGGTCCGGTTAAGGGTCACGCCCATCTCTTCGGCGATCGAGGCAAACCGGTTCTTAAAGACCTGGAGAAGGATCGGACTGATCTTGCTCATCGGCTCCCTCCGGTTTCGAGAATCAGGTTGGCCCACTCATCGACCCGGGTCGGGACGCCGGGCGGCACAACGATGGTTGAAGAGTATTCGACAATGACCGCCGGGCCGATGATCCGGTTGCCGCCTTGCAGTTTCGACCGGTCGTAGATCGTCGCCGCCATCGATTCTCCGGAAAACGAGATCGTACCTGTGCCGATCCGGGCCGCCGCATCGGGTTCCGGGCCACCCGGCTCCAGGCGCGGCAGCTCAGGCCGCCGCGGCCGACCAATGGCGCGCAGCCGGACGTTGACGATTTCGATCTCCTGGTCGCGATTGGCGTAGCCGTACATCTGCTGATGCCGGTCGTGGAAGCAGGCGGCATAATCGGCGCTGAACGGAATCATCAGTTCGTAGGACTGGCCCTTGTAGCGCATGTCGAGATAACGCTCACAAGCAATCGCTTGCGGCGCCATCCCCTCGCCGCGCAAATCATCCTCTCCGGCCGCCAGCAGCGGGGCGAAGGCCGTATCGAGCTGCGCAGCGCTGTCGGCCGTCAGGGTCAGCATCACGGTCTGTGAATAGTCCTTGATGATATCGGCCAGCAGCATACCGCCGGCCGACAGGATTCCCGGGTTGGCCGGAATGAGAACCCGCGGGATCTCGAGCAGCGAGGCGAGACTGGCGGCGTGCATGCCGCCGGCACCGCCGAAAGAGAACAGCGTGAATTCGCGCGGGTCGAAACCACGTTCGACCGAAATCACCTTGATCGCCCGCTCCATCGTCGCATCGGCGATATCGATCACCCCCTGGGCCAGCTCAACCGGTGACAGCGAAAGTTTCGCTGCCATGCCGGCAAAAGTCGATGCGAGCTGAGCACCCTGCAGCAGCATCGACCCGCCGAGGAAAGACTCCGGGACCAGCCGACCGAGAAACAGATTGGCATCGGTGACGGTAATCCGCTCACCCTTGCCGTAGCAGATCGGGCCGGGGTCGGCACCGGCACTCTCCGGTCCGACCATCAACGATCCACCGCCATCTATCCCGGCCAGAGAACCGCCGCCGGCCCCGACGGTATGGATATCGAGCATCGGCACCTTGACCGGGTAGCCGGCAATCGCCGATTCGGTCGTCAGCGGCAATCCGCCATCTAGCAGGGCGACATCGGTCGAAGTACCGCCCATGTCGAACGTAATCAGCTTGTCGAAACCGGCCTTCTGGCCGATTCGCCAGGCCCCGACGACGCCGCCGGCCGGACCCGAGAGGATGGTCCGCACCGATTCGCGCATCGCCGTTGCCGCTGAAATGCTGCCGCCGTTCGACTGCATAATCCGGAAACGGGCCGCCCCGAGAGAATCGCGCAAGCGACCGATATAATTCTCCATCTTCGGAGCTACATAGGCGTTGATGGCGGTCGTTGAGGTCCGCTCGTACTCGCGGAACTCGGACAGGGTTTCGTGCGACAGGGATATCGGGATATCGAGGGTCCGGAGCGTTTTCCGAACCATCTGTTCATGTTCCGGCCGGGCAAATGAGAAGAGCAGGCTGACCGCGATCGACTCGACGCCGGCGGCGGCGAGCCGTTCAACCAGTGAGCTCACGGCATCCGGATTGAACGGCTCGATCTCGACACCATCGACACTGACCCGTCCGGGGATACCGAAGCGGCGGTCGGCCGGAATCAGCGGCGGATTCTTCCGGACAATCAGGTTGTAGAGTTCGGGACGGTTCTGCCGGCCGATTTCGAGAATATCCTCGAAATGCCGGTTGGTGATCAAAGCCGTGCAGGCGCCTTTCTTTTCGAGGATAGCGTTGGTTGCAACCGTCGAACCGTGGACCAGCTCGATACGGCGTTGACCGGCAATCTCACTGAGTCCGGCGAGCACCGCCTCGGCCGGGTCAGCCGGGGTCGAAAGGCGTTTGTGTTCGCCCCAGGCGCCTCTGTCGCACCAGATAAAGTCGGTAAAGGTACCGCCGGTATCGACACCGACAACCAGATTTTCGGAATTATCCTGTCCCATAACCCGATTTTATGCCTGTTTCATTCACCAAGTTCAAGGAAAACCGGTGGCGGTCTCCGAAATGTCAACCACCTTATTTCTCCATTCGTCTGATATACTGGTACATGTTGCAGTATCTAATAACGACACGGAGCGCGCCATGAAAATTTCCGCAAAAATGTTCCTTCTGGCTGTTGCCTGGTTGCTGTTCCTGACCACCCCGACCCTCGGCGATGAGCACGAGTGGCCCCGCCAGATCGATGGCCGTGACACGACCATTATCGTTTACCAGCCGCAACTCGAAAGCTTTGCAAACGATATCCTGTCAGCCCGGGCCGCCGTCTCGGTGCAGCGGACGAGTGATACCGAACCGGTCTTCGGTGCGGTCTGGTTCGAAGCCCGGGCCGAAACCGACCGGGAAACCCGCAACGTCGCACTCCGCAACGTCAGGGTTCTACAGAGCAAGTTCCCCGAAGCTTCGGCCGATCAGACCCGGAGTTTTGAGCAGCTTTTTAACCGTCAGGCCTCCGGCTGGAATCTCGACATGTCACTCGACCAGATGCTGGCCATGCTCGAACAGAATAACCTTGCCAATATCGAGGTCGAGGGGCTCAAAAACGATCCGCCGAAAGTTTATTATCGCCAGCACCCGGCTCTGCTCGTCATGATTGATGGCGACCCGAAATTGCAACCGGTTTCAGGGAGCAAGGTGATGCGGGTTGTCAACTCACCGATGTATATAGTCTTTGAACCGTCGTTGAAATCATACTATCTGAAGATCGGCGACGAATGGTTCAGCAGCCACAAGGCCCGCGGCAACTGGCGCAGCGTCAGTCAACCGCCGTCATCGGTGCTCGAAGTCGCGGCCAGGGTCGATTTCCCGCCGGTTCCGCCCGAGGTTCAGGGCAACCTTGCGAACAAGCCGGAAATCATTGTCAGCTATGAGCCGGCCGAACTGATCGTCACCGCCGGCGAGCCGCAATACGCGCTGCTCGAAGAGGCCGGAGTGATGTATGTCGACAACAGCGACAGTGATATCTTCCTCGATGTGACCTCACAAAAGCACTACGTCACCCTGTCGGGGCGCTGGTACCGGTCCGATTCCCTGAACGGCCCGTGGACCTACGTGCCGGCCGATCAGCTGCCGGCTGATTTTGCAAGGATTCCGGAAGGCTCGGTCAAGGAGCACGTGCTCGCCCATATTCCGGATACGGTTCAGGCCCGGGAGGCGATTCTCGATTCGACCATTCCGCAAACGGCGAGGGTCGAACGTGACCGGCGAGCCGAGATTGAATACGACGGCACGCCGGAGTTCGTCCGGATCAACGGTACGGGCATGGCCTACGCCATTAACACCGCCACTGCCGTTCTCCGGGTTGACGGCCGCTATTATGCCTGCCTTGATGCCGTCTGGTTCGTCGCCGCCAGCCCCTACGGCCCGTGGCGGGTTGCAATTACCATCCCGCAGGATATCTACAGCCTGCCGCCGAGCGTACCGATCTATTATGTTCGCTATGTCTACATCTACGGCTACACTCCCGATATAGTCTACGTCGGCTACACCCCCGGGTATCTCGGCACCTACGTTTACCGCGGCCGGGTTGTCTACGGCACCGGCTATGATTACCGACCATGGTACCGGACCGTCTACTATCCCCGCCCCCTGACCTGGGGCTTCCATGTCAACTACAATACATATTACGGCTGGACCTTTGGCGTCGGCCTGCACGGCCACTACGGCAATCTCTGGTACAGCTTCGGGAGTGGCTGGTGGGGACCGGTG comes from Desulfuromonas sp. and encodes:
- a CDS encoding 5-oxoprolinase, yielding MSKISPILLQVFKNRFASIAEEMGVTLNRTAFSPNIKERRDFSCAIFDRSGDMIAQAAHIPVHLGSMPLSVKAAITAVPFVKGDMVMLNDPFCGGTHLPDITVVAPVFIDSAAPAYYVANRAHHADVGGLTPGSMPLAKTIHDEGVVIPPVKFVHAGEVDRSFLDELLLKVRTPHEREGDFNAQIMANLTGIRRCRELLEKYGDVQVDRYSSALVDYAERMMRSTIRAIPDGTYHYADHLDDDGFGTEGIVIDLKLEIRGDRAILDFSGSSAQVEGGVNAVYAITLSAALYVFRCLVEEDIPTNAGCQRPIQVLTRQGSVVDAAYPASVAAGNVETSQRVVDVILGALARAVPGKIPAASQGTMNNITIGGTDPVSGRPFAYYETLAGGSGASRHHAGASAVHSHMTNTLNTPVEALEYSYPFLVTAYAVRADSGGAGEHSGGDGMVRELELLADAEVTVLSERRTRAPYGLCGGAAGAPGRNTVVVDGRDITKPGKFTVKLAAGSRVRIETPGGGGFGKPEK
- a CDS encoding 5-oxoprolinase, whose amino-acid sequence is MGQDNSENLVVGVDTGGTFTDFIWCDRGAWGEHKRLSTPADPAEAVLAGLSEIAGQRRIELVHGSTVATNAILEKKGACTALITNRHFEDILEIGRQNRPELYNLIVRKNPPLIPADRRFGIPGRVSVDGVEIEPFNPDAVSSLVERLAAAGVESIAVSLLFSFARPEHEQMVRKTLRTLDIPISLSHETLSEFREYERTSTTAINAYVAPKMENYIGRLRDSLGAARFRIMQSNGGSISAATAMRESVRTILSGPAGGVVGAWRIGQKAGFDKLITFDMGGTSTDVALLDGGLPLTTESAIAGYPVKVPMLDIHTVGAGGGSLAGIDGGGSLMVGPESAGADPGPICYGKGERITVTDANLFLGRLVPESFLGGSMLLQGAQLASTFAGMAAKLSLSPVELAQGVIDIADATMERAIKVISVERGFDPREFTLFSFGGAGGMHAASLASLLEIPRVLIPANPGILSAGGMLLADIIKDYSQTVMLTLTADSAAQLDTAFAPLLAAGEDDLRGEGMAPQAIACERYLDMRYKGQSYELMIPFSADYAACFHDRHQQMYGYANRDQEIEIVNVRLRAIGRPRRPELPRLEPGGPEPDAAARIGTGTISFSGESMAATIYDRSKLQGGNRIIGPAVIVEYSSTIVVPPGVPTRVDEWANLILETGGSR